In a genomic window of Gossypium arboreum isolate Shixiya-1 chromosome 9, ASM2569848v2, whole genome shotgun sequence:
- the LOC108455144 gene encoding exopolygalacturonase-like: MALQIVFFSIFFFVSFTIAQGVRTLNVRNYGAIADGRTDNKKAFLRAWNDACYQNGGSIVYIPKGVYMVGSVEFAGPCRGPIMFLISGDLKAPNGGPYSNVEKWIGFQHVNNLIVKGGGTLDGQGPSAWPYNKCQKTNNCDPLPISIKFDFVTNSRIESIRSVNSKNVHLAIYGCNNVNVSKVDLLAPADSPNTDGIKISRSADIRITNSRIRTGDDCIAIISGSSNIDVSYVYCGPGHGISIGSLGKYKNEENVNGVTVRKCTLNGTDNGVRIKSWESPYAITASKFLFQDIFMENVRNPIIVDQTYCPHSPCNQETASHVQIQDVTYRNVWGTSSSQVAVSFECSKKFPCKNIVMTDVNLASVGGEELESGKETAGDLKTIIIVNPRLLMAILKKAQVDALTGAVEWVANWHGAIGQGSEAAVA; this comes from the exons ATGGCTCTCCAAAttgttttcttttcaattttcttcTTTGTCTCCTTCACTATAGCTCAAGGTGTAAGAACTTTGAATGTTAGAAATTACGGAGCCATTGCTGATGGCCGAACAGACAATAAAAAG GCTTTTCTTCGAGCATGGAATGATGCTTGCTATCAGAATGGAGGTTCTATAGTTTATATACCTAAAGGAGTGTACATGGTGGGATCAGTTGAATTTGCAGGTCCTTGTAGAGGACCAATAATGTTTTTAATCAGTGGAGATTTAAAGGCTCCAAATGGAGGACCTTATTCCAATGTTGAGAAATGGATAGGATTTCAACATGTAAATAACTTAATAGTTAAAGGTGGTGGAACATTGGATGGTCAGGGACCTTCTGCTTGGCCTTACAACAAATGTCAAAAGACCAACAATTGTGACCCTCTTCCAATT TCAATTAAATTCGACTTTGTGACAAATTCAAGGATTGAATCCATAAGATCAGTCAATAGTAAAAATGTTCATCTTGCAATCTACGGTTGCAACAATGTAAACGTGTCGAAAGTCGATTTGTTAGCTCCTGCCGACAGTCCCAACACCGATGGAATCAAGATCAGCCGGTCGGCTGACATTCGAATTACCAACTCTAGAATAAGAACAGGTGATGATTGTATCGCCATCATCTCTGGAAGCTCCAACATTGATGTGTCCTATGTTTATTGTGGTCCTGGACATGGTATCAGCATTGGAAGCCTTGGTAAGTATAAAAATGAAGAGAATGTTAATGGTGTGACTGTAAGAAAATGTACCCTCAATGGAACAGACAATGGTGTTAGAATCAAATCATGGGAATCTCCTTATGCAATCACTGCTTCAAAGTTTTTATTTCAAGACATTTTTATGGAGAATGTTAGAAACCCAATCATTGTTGACCAGACATATTGCCCTCACTCTCCATGCAATCAAGAg ACAGCTTCTCATGTCCAAATCCAAGATGTTACATATAGGAACGTATGGGGAACTTCGAGTTCTCAAGTTGCAGTTTCGTTTGAATGTAGTAAAAAATTTCCATGCAAGAACATAGTGATGACTGATGTTAATTTGGCAAGTGTTGGAGGTGAAG AGCTAGAATCCGGCAAGGAGACCGCCGGGGATCTCAAAACCATTATCATCGTAAACCCACGATTACTGATGGCGATTTTGAAAAAG GCGCAAGTGGATGCACTGACTGGGGCGGTGGAGTGGGTGGCCAACTGGCATGGGGCGATTGGACAGGGGTCAGAGGCGGCAGTAGCttga
- the LOC108456386 gene encoding E3 ubiquitin-protein ligase MPSR1-like has translation MAEAPTQSQQPSPVVYVVFQIGGVGVVSENKLRPAPASKASIEAMPRIKVKESGKDCCICLEDFEVEEEGREMPCKHVFHSGCIEKWLLIHGLCPVCRFLMPPETAEIGGGEGNGGRRRMEGGEINGLEFLQSVFAFASLASMMGSGRAFRQPDSGQVDDDGYSNCNTDDTPSNQNTDSN, from the coding sequence ATGGCGGAAGCTCCTACCCAGAGCCAACAGCCTAGTCCTGTCGTTTACGTAGTTTTCCAGATCGGCGGCGTAGGAGTCGTCAGCGAAAATAAACTTAGGCCGGCGCCAGCTTCCAAAGCTTCCATAGAAGCAATGCCGAGGATAAAAGTGAAAGAGAGTGGCAAAGATTGTTGTATTTGTTTGGAAGATTTTGAAGTTGAAGAAGAAGGAAGGGAGATGCCATGTAAGCATGTGTTTCATTCGGGTTGTATTGAGAAGTGGTTGTTGATCCATGGGTTATGCCCGGTTTGTCGATTCTTGATGCCGCCTGAGACGGCTGAAATAGGAGGTGGTGAGGGTAATGGTGGCCGGCGAAGAATGGAGGGTGGGGAGATCAATGGTTTGGAATTTTTGCAGTCGGTTTTTGCTTTTGCTAGCTTGGCTAGCATGATGGGTTCGGGTCGGGCTTTCCGTCAACCTGATTCGGGTCAAGTTGATGATGATGGGTATTCCAATTGCAACACGGATGATACGCCTTCCAATCAAAACACGGATAGCAATTGA
- the LOC108457376 gene encoding granule-bound starch synthase 2, chloroplastic/amyloplastic-like, giving the protein MASIGNSCSSPFIIERNGESKAFVFSTFRSRKTKTLGVVNGGVSLFYNKGKQLSRFKPLRVASTGDVVGFGDGDDSENSLQATIEKSKKVLAMQRDLLQQIAERRKLVSSIKGSVTYQDEDEDFSSGDSSLPNPDLTSGSYNRVDVVKNGSIPSSSHVNSTTKNVSKILPSVEVQEKPELYLAPEKASSNNGSIKQSKTIDSKAFKSDVLPSYLSSSKAQVTDEEEESSTEADSKEAAEVDDAAVEDEKPPPLAGVNVMNIILVAAECAPWSKTGGLGDVAGSLPKALARRGHRVMVVAPRYANYADSQDTGVRKRYKVNGQELEVSYFQAYVDGVDFVFVDSPMFQNMQNNIYGGNRLDILKRMVLFCKAAVEVPWHVPCGGVCYGDGNLVFIANDWHTALLPVYLKAYYRDNGLMSFTRSVLVIHNIAHQGRGPVEDFSYVDLPEHYMDLFKLYDPIGGDHFNIFAAGLKTADRVVTVSRGYSWELKTADGGWGLHGIINENDWKLRGIVNGIDTKEWNPQYDIHLKSDGYTNYSLETLQTGKPKCKAALQKELGLPVREDVPLLGFIGRLDQQKGVDLIAEAIPWMIGQDVQLVMLGTGRPDLEQMLRQFENEHRDKVRGWVGFSVKTAHRITAGADILLMPSRFEPCGLNQLYAMNYGTIPVVHAVGGLRDTVQQFNPFEESGVGWTFDSADAGKLIHALGNCLLTYRQYKTSWEGLQIRGMKQDLSWDNAAEKYEEVLVAAKYQW; this is encoded by the exons ATGGCTTCCATTGGTAATAGTTGTTCTTCACCTTTTATAATTGAAAGAAATGGTGAAAGTAAAGCTTTTGTTTTTTCAACTTTTAGGTCAAGAAAGACGAAGACTTTGGGTGTTGTGAATGGTGgggtttctttgttttataaCAAAGGGAAACAGCTTTCTAGATTTAAGCCTTTGAGAGTAGCTAGTACTGGGGATGTTGTTGGTTTTGGTGATGGTGATGACTCTGAAAATTCACTTCAGGCTACCATTGAAAAGAGCAAGAAAGTTCTTGCCATGCAAAGAGACCTACTTCAACAG ATTGCTGAAAGAAGGAAACTGGTTTCTTCCATAAAAGGTAGTGTTACCTACcaagatgaagatgaagattTTAGTTCAGGGGATAGCTCTCTTCCCAATCCAGATCTTACTTCTGGAAGCTATAACAGAGTGGATGTAGTGAAAAATGGTAGCATTCCTTCAAGCAGTCATGTTAATTCAACTACGAAGAATGTATCAAAGATTCTACCTTCAGTTGAAGTCCAAGAGAAACCGGAACTATATTTGGCTCCTGAAAAGGCTTCCTCTAATAATGGTTCTATCAAACAATCCAAAACCATTGATTCTAAAGCATTTAAGTCTGATGTGCTTCCTTCTTATCTCTCGAGTTCCAAAGCCCAAGTTACAGACGAAGAGGAAGAAAGTTCAACTGAAGCAGACTCGAAAGAGGCTGCTGAGGTAGATGATGCTGCAGTTGAAGATGAAAAACCCCCGCCGCTAGCTGGTGTAAATGTCATGAATATTATATTAGTAGCAGCAGAATGTGCCCCATGGTCTAAAACAG GTGGGCTAGGAGATGTTGCTGGTTCTTTGCCAAAGGCTTTGGCTCGTCGTGGACACAGGGTTATG GTTGTGGCACCTCGATATGCTAATTATGCTGATTCTCAAGATACTGGAGTTCGAAAGAGGTACAAGGTAAACGGTCAG GAGCTGGAAGTATCCTATTTCCAAGCCTATGTAGATGGTGTTGATTTTGTTTTCGTGGATAGTCCCATGTTTCAGAATATGCAGAATAACATATACGGAGGAAACCGACTG GATATTTTGAAGCGCATGGTATTGTTTTGCAAAGCAGCAGTTGAG GTTCCTTGGCATGTTCCTTGTGGAGGTGTCTGTTACGGAGATGGTAATCTGGTTTTCATTGCTAATGATTGGCATACGGCCTTGTTGCCAGTGTACTTGAAGGCATATTATCGGGACAATGGTTTGATGTCCTTCACGAGATCCGTTCTTGTTATCCATAATATTGCTCACCAG GGTCGGGGGCCTGTGGAGGATTTCAGCTATGTCGATCTACCAGAACACTATATGGACCTTTTCAAGTTATATGATCCGATTGGAGGTGATCACTTCAATATCTTTGCGGCCGGACTAAAGACGGCTGACCGAGTAGTCACCGTTAGCCGTGGATATTCTTGGGAGCTTAAAACTGCAGATGGTGGTTGGGGTTTGCACGGGATCATAAATGAAAATGATTGGAAATTGAGGGGAATAGTCAATGGAATCGATACAAAGGAATGGAATCCACAATACGATATTCACCTCAAATCCGATGGTTATACTAACTACTCCTTGGAAACACTGCAAACCGGTAAACCTAAATGCAAGGCCGCGCTACAAAAGGAGCTCGGGTTGCCAGTTCGCGAAGATGTCCCACTGCTTGGCTTTATTGGGAGACTAGATCAACAAAAAGGTGTTGATCTAATTGCCGAGGCAATTCCCTGGATGATAGGCCAAGATGTGCAATTAGTCATGTTAGGCACCGGCAGACCTGACCTAGAACAGATGCTTAGACAGTTCGAAAACGAACATCGTGACAAAGTAAGAGGATGGGTAGGGTTTTCTGTAAAGACAGCTCACCGTATAACAGCCGGGGCTGATATTTTACTCATGCCATCAAGATTTGAACCTTGTGGTCTAAACCAACTATATGCGATGAACTATGGAACAATACCAGTTGTCCATGCAGTCGGTGGACTGAGAGATACAGTGCAGCAATTCAATCCATTTGAAGAGTCGGGGGTCGGGTGGACATTTGACAGTGCGGATGCAGGCAAGTTGATACATGCATTAGGTAACTGTTTGTTAACGTATCGGCAGTATAAAACAAGTTGGGAAGGGTTACAAATACGGGGAATGAAGCAAGATTTGAGCTGGGACAATGCAGCTGAGAAGTATGAGGAAGTGCTTGTTGCAGCCAAATATCAGTGGTGA